A single Lactuca sativa cultivar Salinas chromosome 8, Lsat_Salinas_v11, whole genome shotgun sequence DNA region contains:
- the LOC111898116 gene encoding actin-depolymerizing factor 2 has translation MANAASGMAVHDDCKLKFMDLKAKRTFRFIIYKIEEKQKQVMVEKLGEPAETYDDFAACLPADECRYAVFDFDFMTAENVPKSRIFFIAWSPDTARVRSKMIYASSKDRFKRELDGIQIELQATDPTEVGLDVIRSRAN, from the exons ATG GCCAATGCAGCATCAGGGATGGCTGTGCATGATGACTGCAAGCTAAAGTTTATGGACTTGAAGGCAAAAAGGACCTTCCGTTTCATCATTTATAAGATTGAAGAGAAACAAAAGCAGGTGATGGTTGAAAAGCTTGGAGAACCAGCAGAAACTTATGATGATTTTGCAGCATGTCTCCCTGCTGATGAATGCCGATATGCTgtctttgattttgatttcatgACTGCAGAAAATGTCCCAAAAAGCAGGATCTTCTTCATCGCATG GTCACCGGATACTGCAAGAGTGAGGAGCAAGATGATTTATGCAAGCTCAAAGGACAGGTTCAAGAGAGAGCTTGATGGCATTCAGATTGAATTGCAAGCAACCGATCCTACCGAGGTTGGGCTTGATGTTATTAGAAGCCgagcaaattaa